The stretch of DNA TCCTAAGAGCTTGTCTGGAATTTTGCCaattttggccctcaaatctGCAAAACCAAACAGACCTAAACTATCCCTTGCCAATATTACTTCTCCAACACAACTTCGCCTTGCactgcgttttttttttaaaaacatGCTTTATCTTAACTTCTTTTTGTAAGACTAGAGTAGTGCTGCCGCCACAGGACAGGACTGCACTGTGATTTTTCACACTCCGATATACTGCACAGCGTACCACAGTCACTGTGAAGGCTGTGCACAGTGTGCCGTAAATTTATGTTATTTTGTCAAGCCATGGTTACGAGGACATTTATGCAATTCCTgccctttctttctgttcaaCATTATGATTTAGTATGGCCTTAAAATGAAGGACTATTACAATTGGAAACAAAAATTCTCTTCTAGGTTACTTTTTAAGTAACCTACACAAGCTTGATAAAAGCTTAAATAGATTTTTGTCCTCAAAAATGTGCAATTTCGATAAAACTTTCTGCAATCGGAAAGAAACATCTCAGTCTGGGTGGCAAGAATACAATATTATACTTAAAAGTGAATAAAAACATGTAGCAATGTGTCTATGCTTTCACAATGAGACTTGAGAGTGTTGCTTAGGTGTTACGAAATGGTTTTATTTATTAAGTACAAACACTGGTTTTtgtatctaatcttatctgcagagtatatctaatcttatcacaCTTTCTACTAGAATCTCATAATCTTGTTTGGATCTTGTCGGATCCATTACATGATAACAGTTTTTCTTCTACACTTATGGGTTGGTCACTGTCTAACAAGGGGATATAATGTTCAGAAATAAATTCTGAATTGTAGGTAATAAAACATCAGACAATAGTACTGGACATAGCCATCTTCTGTAACAAACGCTATGTATGTGGGCAAGGAACTGCGTGATTATGTGTGACGTCATTGGTCACTTCACAGTACTTCACAGTAAACTGTGATAACTGTGAAGCGTGTCACACTGCTAAAAATTATGCTGcactgtcactgcactgcactgtgGTGACAGCACTTGGCTAGAGCAATCTAGGCCAGTTGAGACATGTCcgaattttcttttttgtacaATATGCTAACATTCTAAACCTGAACTTACGAGTCCAGGCATTTGGGCATATTTAATggattttgtattttattttttctatTTAAACTGAATTTTAGAATGTACAAATATTCTTTAATACTGGAAAATGTCCTAATAATTTGCAGTTTTAGTATCAAATCCATCAGATCCAGACAATGGTTAGCCTGCAATGCTATCAAATccataaaaaatggaaaataaaATGCCAAATTTTTGGCCTAAAATCTTTCAGAATCCGGACAAGCCTCTAAGAGAGCTTCTTAGGGCTTATGGCTTTTTATAGCCAAGATAATATATTTTTGTAAGACTTCTCCTTAAGCACGCAACATCACTTAATATATTTGTATGTGAAACACAATGCACCAACGTgctactttttttctttgtttttaattgtattgtttgcattgcaaaataatcaatttttaatacttatttgtttttgcttgtttctgTATTATTTCtggtcaaaaagaaaaaaaaagtaaaattATGTATATGTATAATTTATATACTAAAGATTATATTTCAGCATCATAACCAAATTTGTGATCCATATATTTAATATATAATATTTTCCAAACAAATTCTGCGGTTGACTGCAATTTGTGCCACTCTACCAAAAGAGGTCGATTCTataaaaaataaatattTATTAATAGGACATATAAAAGTATAATAAATTTCGTACCATTGTTTCCCGTTCAAACTGGTTCATACAAATATGGATAGTGGTCATGTGCTTGTAAATATCCTCGGAATCCTTGATATTGAAAAACTCCAAAAATTTCTTCCAGTCTGttttgtcgatgaaacgGGATACAAGTGCAACATATACCACATACTTGCTGCTTAGAATTGGTTCTAGCAAGTAATATGCTGCCACAAAACTAATAGAGCTAACAGAAACAACAAATACGTCGTTTGTTGGCCAGTAAATGTCGTTGGTAATTGGTTCAATACAATAACCTTCAATCAGCTCTGAATTAGCATCCTAAAATAGCAAAAATAAATATAAAAATATTAGTATATAGTGTAAAATGACTTACTAAAGCATATATAGCATATTCTTTATAACCAAATTCTACAAATTCCTGGACAATTGTGCCGTATCCAGGAAATCTATCAGATCCATAAGGAAATACAGAAAATATTGCTTCTTTAGCATGACATGTAATACATACGCTAAAATTGCGTAAAGTATAATGCCATGGGTCAATAAGACATTTATGCTGATATCGCCTCCATTTGATCTGGTTGTTCCAGACACCTAAAGTGTCAAGCTCAGTCCAACGTTGGTTGATTGGAACATATTTCATAATGAAGGCAGTTTCGATTTCGGCATTGATGTCTTTTAATAGATAGCCAAAAGATTCTAAATGAATTAGATTTAAGTATAATATGTTTAGATATAAATAATATAATTGCTTACTTGATATTATATCAAATGGCGGAAGAAGTTCCGAATATTGATTCAAATTGAGAAAGTCCATAATGACAAGAAGGACTAATAAACGACAAACACgatttgaatgtgatgcAATAAAACTTTGTTATTGCAATTTACGCTTTAAATAGGACAAGCTCAAGAGTAGATTACTAATATAATATAACAAAATGGCGCCATTTTCTCACTGTTTAATAAAATGGTGTCATTTTTTCACCATTTAATAAAATGACTAATTTTCAATGCATTTGTTGCTATACAATTAGTGCAATTAGTAATATGCCGATGTCATTTGAATACTTCTATTAATATATCACTATAGTATTGATACTATTATCAAATctatcatcatcaatatcacTGTTGCTATGTTACTAATACTGTTTTAGTTTTCTTTAATTGCTTCCATTACTATAGTCCTGTACTATCAACGCCACTGCCATTGCATTAATACAATATACTGTGTTATCAACGCCACTATCattgtattaatacaataTGTGCTATCAACGCCACTGTCattgtattaatacaataTATTGCTTTAGGTTACATCACACTATTGCCAAATTAGTATACATTATGCAGGGTTACGGAAATTAAAATGCTAGACACCGGCTAGATAGGTATGTTGGCCGCTagaccacaaaaaaacaatttAAATGCAGTTAGATTCtaaatgatgatgaaacaaCTTTTGTATACTTGTTTCAAAAACATGCTAATTCCGTAGAAGTTGGACCGTATATTTGATAGATTTGATAAAAATCAATCATATAAATAGAACGTACATATAATAGAATTGACTGCTAACATtagttatatatatatatatacttgtTCTATTCCATTTGAGTTAGTGCATAACCAATATCAAGAGAAACTTACTAATTTAGTATTATACATTTTTATACGTAAAGCCAGTGCTATATTGAATGAGTAAGAAATACACGTAAGGACACGTAAGTCTGTGCTGTATTGAATGAATAGTAAGTACACGTAAAGCTAGGGCTGTATCAAATGATTAATAAATATACGTAAAGCTGGAACTGTATTGAATGAGTAATATATATGTATTCAATTAGATAAAGCAAAATTTGAGAGCTTGTTTTACGACAAGGACTTTCACTGCAGGGGTGGGGTGGGCTGACAGGTCTAGTTCGATCTGAAGAATATTGATCTAATAATAGTTAAAACTAAGTTACATATGAGAATAATAGAAATTCGAATAGAAATCGTTAAGATTTAGGGTAGAGGGTTACGGGCATCAGGGTATAGGGCATAGCAGCTGTATCCTGTATAAATATACCCTTTTAGCAGCCTAATCATTACCGATATCTTCTGCTACTCGTTTCTATCATACAATACGTACTACAGTATGAAcacttcttcatccattcCAAATGCAAATGAAACTCATCAGGACGCTGGATCCTTTCCTGTTAGTTAAACATCTATTTTATGAATTATCTATACTAACAATTTTTGTAGATCGGTGTAAAAATTTTTTATATTGACGGTCAAGGCAGATGTATCTATGGGATTGTTAAATGTCACCAAGCCATGCACGTAAGTTTATAACATTACTTGTCATTTACTATACCTGATTGGGGCTCCAGTGTACACTTCTTCTGCACATAAAACCTCTCGACTCAGATGGAAAAGAACAGAACATGACATGGATTGTACCGTAAGtaaaatatatttatatttaaACATCTTTTGTTAAATTAATATTCTGTTTAAATAAAGTTCCTATGCAGTCATTTGTGTATAGTCTGTATATACTCGTTATATATCCAGTACCAGAGGTTCATATGTATCcatgatgaaagaaaatgttAATCAAATATCAACGAGTATACAATATTAGAACACGAATCTGATGAATAGGGTACGCGTTGGCGAGTCAGTATGCTCACGTGACAGGTTTATTACATAGTCAGATAAAGGTCGGCTATTCGATCTCCTTTGTCCGATTAGATTACTAAATACTGATAAGTCACTGATGTAGCCACAAAATATAAATGCATGTATGTTTCTACTGTAGAGCACCAGTGAACAAACAATACTTTACCTGTATATCGATTACTCATGCACCGATACCCCTATGCTCTGTACCAGAACCATGCTACAGTCACTTTGCATTATACTGGTATTGACTTATGTCGGAAATATGAACCTTGGTTAAACCTTCATTCGATTACCAACAGCAATGATAACTACCCGCAATGGACCCAACCGACCTGCGTGAAATATGGTACCACTTTATTATTAATAATTCCATGACCTGACCGATATTCATCGCAATCTAATATCTAATTACATATATCATACCCTATATCCGATTATAATAACCATGTTTTTGTGAAATAGTCGTAGCCCAACTCcatttatttttgttgatatcAGGTTGTATCTCACATTCTCTCCGCTTCCCGGGGTCGGACCGCCATATACGGACCCTTCCAGCTTCCGCACAGACAGCCAATGAATCGCTGGACCAGTCCACTCCACACGAGCTAGACGAACCCCCCCTCAACCTCACAGCGTGGATGGGTCCGACATCTAATCGAGTGTCGCGTGCAACACTGAAAATGAAAGCATCCCCGTTGTGAGGCCCTCCTCCGTATGCCAACCATCGACCACACGGTGAGAGTGACGATTTCACATAAAATGATGGACTCCCCCAGAGACTGTCGCATGGGTTTTGGCTACTGTAGACGTTTAGATCCAACACACAATACACATATATCCTTGCATCGGTGCCAAGTCCGAATATAGTACCGTCCGATTCCTTGACCCCCGATACCAGCGACACAATACCCCTAGACTGGCGATGGTTGTAGACGGTCGGGTCCAAACTAGAGCACGAGAGGTAGGTATTAGTCGATCTGAGATCCCATAATCGAAGAAAACTaccaaaagacaatgagaCACACTTTTCTATCGTCTGATAAAACACTCACCCATTCGCGGAACAACTACTTATTACATTATAAGTGGCAGTGTCTTGCAACACGAGC from Psilocybe cubensis strain MGC-MH-2018 chromosome 7, whole genome shotgun sequence encodes:
- a CDS encoding Cell division cycle protein cdt2 — translated: MWHPMSESLVYTGGRDGAISLWDLRMNPSVRLSSGSTGLRSVATIVHAHQVVGSSPEPTITGLVLQDTATYNVISSCSANGFLRLWDLRSTNTYLSCSSLDPTVYNHRQSRGIVSLVSGVKESDGTIFGLGTDARIYVYCVLDLNVYSSQNPCDSLWGSPSFYVKSSLSPCGRWLAYGGGPHNGDAFIFSVARDTRLDVGPIHAVRLRGGSSSSCGVDWSSDSLAVCAEAGRVRIWRSDPGKRRECEIQPDINKNKWSWATTISQKHGYYNRI